In Drosophila subpulchrella strain 33 F10 #4 breed RU33 chromosome 3R, RU_Dsub_v1.1 Primary Assembly, whole genome shotgun sequence, the following are encoded in one genomic region:
- the LOC119563139 gene encoding protoporphyrinogen oxidase, whose protein sequence is MTTAVLGGGLSGLSAGYYLLRRFGKPLTIYEASPRVGGWVRTENRKDRNFIFESGPRTIRPIGVQGANTLELVEELQLEVTPIRRSHVAARNRMLYAKGQLCMLPNGPKGLFGVLPPFTKPLYKALFRDLVTASKKAKLEDESIYSFAERRFGKEIADYAISPMICGICAGNAREISVRFLMEGIFEKEQKYGGVLKGALLARFREKAADPKEGLFAQGQPKLYAQAQQEKWAMYGLQGGLEILPKAMRKYLGERDVNVQLSNECRNLTFNSSGVRMTIKDADVPVEHVVSSLPAHKLAPLVKQQHPSLSAQLLDIPYVDVLVVNMQFQGKLLKQDGFGLLVPPVEKLPILGVIFDSCCFEMGDNTVLTVMMGGHWFNQWFGDRPSPKQILDLATSHVQKILQIREEPKFSRVHTLHKCIPQYTVGHKRRVEGIRNYIKTYKLPLSLCGAAYDGVGINDVILSARRQVEALPLS, encoded by the coding sequence CCACTGACCATCTACGAGGCCTCGCCAAGAGTGGGCGGATGGGTGCGGACGGAGAACCGCAAGGACCGAAATTTCATCTTCGAGAGTGGACCGCGCACCATCCGCCCCATTGGCGTTCAAGGAGCCAATACCCTGGAGCTGGTGGAGGAACTGCAATTGGAGGTGACTCCCATCCGACGTAGTCATGTAGCTGCCCGCAACCGGATGTTATATGCCAAGGGGCAGCTCTGCATGCTGCCCAACGGTCCGAAAGGACTATTTGGCGTGCTGCCTCCTTTCACCAAGCCGCTTTATAAGGCGCTGTTCCGGGATCTGGTCAccgcgagcaagaaggccaagtTGGAGGACGAGAGCATCTACAGCTTCGCAGAGCGGCGATTCGGCAAGGAGATAGCCGACTACGCCATCAGTCCCATGATATGCGGCATTTGTGCCGGAAACGCCCGCGAAATCAGCGTTCGTTTTCTGATGGAGGGGATCTTCGAGAAGGAGCAAAAGTATGGAGGAGTACTCAAGGGTGCACTCTTAGCCCGCTTCCGAGAAAAGGCAGCGGACCCGAAAGAGGGCCTCTTCGCCCAGGGACAGCCAAAGCTGTATGCCCAGGCGCAGCAGGAAAAGTGGGCCATGTACGGCCTGCAAGGCGGACTGGAGATCCTGCCCAAAGCCATGCGAAAGTACTTGGGCGAGCGGGATGTCAACGTGCAGCTGAGCAACGAGTGTCGCAATCTGACATTTAACAGCTCTGGCGTCCGGATGACCATCAAGGATGCTGATGTGCCGGTGGAGCATGTGGTCAGCTCCCTGCCCGCTCATAAACTTGCACCACTGGTGAAGCAGCAGCATCCCTCGCTGAGCGCACAGCTACTGGACATTCCGTACGTGGATGTGTTGGTGGTGAACATGCAGTTCCAGGGCAAGCTGCTCAAGCAAGACGGATTCGGACTGCTGGTGCCGCCCGTGGAGAAGCTGCCCATACTAGGTGTGATCTTCGACAGCTGTTGCTTTGAAATGGGCGATAACACCGTGCTCACCGTGATGATGGGCGGCCATTGGTTTAACCAGTGGTTCGGTGATCGCCCCAGCCCCAAGCAGATCCTCGACTTGGCCACCAGTCATGTGCAGAAAATCCTGCAGATCCGCGAGGAGCCCAAGTTCAGTCGCGTGCACACGCTGCACAAGTGCATCCCGCAGTACACGGTGGGCCATAAGCGACGCGTCGAGGGCATCCGGAACTACATCAAGACTTACAAGCTGCCACTCTCCCTTTGCGGAGCTGCCTACGATGGAGTGGGCATCAACGACGTCATCCTGTCCGCCCGGCGACAGGTGGAGGCCTTGCCGTTGTCCTAA
- the LOC119563140 gene encoding bolA-like protein DDB_G0274169, translating into MLNLTLRRFAGAFSQNLTQLAPTISSLGQTLSKATMSQEAGQYPPIEFAMRKALTTELKPVFLEVINESPQHNVPKHSESHFRVFIVSEKFNDLTLIKRHRLVNDTVKNALKAAGFEFMHALSIEAKTPKQWEPEQEPEKSPPCMGGHGK; encoded by the exons ATGTTAAATCTAACTCTACGACGATTCGCTGGAGCTTTCTCCCAAAACCTGACTCAACTGGCCCCCACGATCAGCAGCTTGGGACAGACCCTCTCCAAAGCCACCATGTCACAGGAGGCGGGTCAGTATCCGCCCATCGAGTTCGCCATGCGAAAGGCATTAACCACGGAGCTGAAGCCGGTATTCCTGGAGGTTATCAACGAATCGCCCCAGCACAACGTGCCCAAGCATTCGGAGTCCCACTTCCGAGTCTTCATCGTCTCAGAAAAGTTCAACGATCTGACCCTTATCAAG CGCCACCGACTTGTGAATGATACGGTGAAGAATGCCCTGAAGGCAGCCGGTTTCGAGTTCATGCACGCTCTGTCCATCGAGGCCAAGACGCCCAAGCAATGGGAGCCGGAACAGGAGCCGGAGAAGAGTCCGCCGTGCATGGGAGGCCACGGCAAGTAA